Proteins encoded in a region of the Candidatus Nanosynbacter sp. HMT-352 genome:
- the sbcB gene encoding exodeoxyribonuclease I — translation MAQTFFFYDLETSGLNPRQDRIMQFAGQRTDMDLQPIGEPYNILVTLNDDTLPSPDALMVTGITPQKTVEEGYTEAQFARMLSEEIFTTDTIAVGFNNIRFDDEFIRHLFWRNFYDPYEWTWKDGRSRWDLLDVVRLTRALRPEGIEWPIDDKGEPSNRLELITKANGIEHENAHDALADVTALIAVTKLIKQNQPQMYDYLLKMRDKKLVQKLVNVDDKKPFVYASGRYDKEFAKTTVAFPLTTSRNGGVIIYDLRYDPTPFVDLSVEELSAKIFATWEERQAEDFVKLPVKELQYNRCPAVSPLGVLTQGDGWKKISLDAETVQKHQDILLSHPDFAERLRSIFENKPEFKKMTDPEAQLYDGFLDNSDRVRVEAVRNADERELADFHPDFQDERLSPLLLHYKARSFPNLLSEDELRQWEEWRTGHLQAQMPQFMKSLQRLAPSATDEQQFILQELQLWLESVLPSVDA, via the coding sequence ATGGCGCAAACATTTTTCTTCTACGACCTTGAAACTAGTGGTCTTAATCCCAGGCAAGATCGAATTATGCAATTTGCCGGTCAGCGAACCGATATGGATTTGCAGCCGATTGGCGAACCATATAATATTCTCGTGACACTAAATGACGATACGCTGCCGAGTCCTGATGCGTTGATGGTGACGGGCATAACGCCGCAAAAAACTGTCGAAGAAGGTTATACTGAGGCCCAATTTGCGCGTATGTTAAGTGAGGAAATATTTACGACTGATACGATTGCTGTTGGATTCAATAACATCCGTTTTGACGATGAGTTTATTCGTCATTTGTTTTGGCGGAATTTTTACGATCCATACGAGTGGACTTGGAAAGATGGTCGGTCTAGGTGGGATTTGTTGGATGTGGTACGCTTAACCAGGGCACTTCGACCCGAAGGAATTGAATGGCCGATTGACGATAAAGGTGAGCCGAGCAACCGCTTGGAGCTCATCACTAAAGCCAATGGAATAGAGCATGAAAATGCCCATGACGCGCTAGCGGACGTGACCGCGTTGATTGCTGTAACTAAATTAATTAAACAGAACCAGCCGCAAATGTACGACTATTTGCTGAAAATGCGCGACAAGAAATTGGTCCAAAAACTGGTGAATGTTGATGATAAAAAACCTTTTGTTTATGCGAGTGGTCGTTACGACAAGGAATTCGCCAAAACGACCGTGGCTTTTCCGCTAACCACGAGTCGAAATGGTGGCGTGATTATTTATGATTTGCGTTATGATCCGACGCCGTTTGTTGATCTGAGCGTTGAGGAATTGTCGGCGAAGATATTTGCAACATGGGAAGAAAGGCAAGCCGAAGATTTCGTTAAATTACCAGTTAAGGAATTGCAATATAATCGCTGCCCGGCAGTTTCGCCGCTTGGTGTGTTGACTCAAGGTGATGGCTGGAAGAAGATTTCTCTGGATGCAGAAACTGTACAGAAGCACCAAGATATTTTACTTTCTCATCCAGATTTTGCCGAAAGGCTGCGTAGTATATTTGAAAATAAGCCAGAGTTTAAGAAAATGACCGACCCGGAAGCGCAATTATACGATGGGTTTTTGGATAATAGCGATCGAGTTCGCGTTGAAGCTGTGCGTAATGCTGACGAGCGCGAATTGGCTGACTTTCATCCGGATTTTCAGGATGAGCGATTGTCGCCACTATTATTGCATTATAAGGCGCGAAGTTTCCCTAATTTGCTTAGTGAAGATGAGTTACGACAATGGGAAGAATGGCGAACCGGGCATTTACAGGCGCAAATGCCGCAATTTATGAAATCTTTGCAGCGATTGGCACCTAGCGCAACTGATGAGCAACAGTTTATTCTGCAAGAATTGCAATTGTGGCTAGAATCGGTCTTACCTTCTGTTGACGCTTGA
- a CDS encoding WD40/YVTN/BNR-like repeat-containing protein, which translates to MLSLIFAFALSVSAISSPLVRAEESPRYTWKDIVGIPGGDIHSPRISPDGLRLFVNQHTAGGEKLLTSVDNGATWSVYSPPVSTSAMAMDRSGTKLVASWFNQDFLYLSTNSGSSWTKTPSFAGIVNTLPRISPDGSILTACNRYLQVKVLYVSMDNGATWLQKGSECPDYVLNDGKMIRINSDNSIRRSNDYGLTWSTINTDRSRRAAFSYDGQSAFDGENVSLDGGVNWNPTPEVPPRSSNNNIYAKGISNDGKRMFVTFIPASPSDSESPMMVSSDGGKTWQKWGDEGFRGIADMSADGSRIFALSGDPPGVTTRLATLPTPPSVTPGGAGSGTSGAATPSTGSSSSGTSTTAASSSTSNKKPEKPSNLAETGNSIWLVSGLAVVAVVAGGLALRKRP; encoded by the coding sequence ATGTTATCCTTAATATTCGCATTTGCGCTATCAGTGTCGGCGATATCGTCGCCTTTGGTTAGGGCGGAGGAGTCTCCTAGGTATACGTGGAAGGATATAGTCGGAATACCTGGAGGTGATATACATAGTCCGCGAATTAGCCCTGATGGACTAAGGCTTTTTGTGAATCAACATACTGCTGGCGGCGAAAAATTGCTAACTTCTGTGGATAATGGCGCTACTTGGAGCGTGTATTCACCTCCCGTAAGTACGTCCGCAATGGCTATGGATAGAAGCGGTACTAAGCTTGTGGCTTCGTGGTTTAATCAGGATTTTCTATATTTATCAACTAATAGTGGATCCTCTTGGACTAAGACGCCGTCTTTTGCGGGTATTGTAAATACACTTCCTAGGATAAGTCCAGATGGCTCAATTTTGACTGCATGCAATCGGTATCTACAAGTTAAAGTGTTGTACGTCTCAATGGACAATGGAGCTACTTGGCTTCAAAAGGGTAGTGAATGTCCAGATTATGTATTGAACGATGGGAAGATGATACGTATAAATAGCGATAATTCAATAAGGAGGTCTAACGACTATGGTTTAACCTGGTCGACTATTAATACCGACCGAAGTAGACGGGCTGCTTTTAGTTATGATGGACAAAGCGCTTTTGACGGTGAAAATGTCTCTTTAGATGGAGGCGTTAATTGGAATCCTACGCCTGAAGTACCACCTCGATCCTCTAATAATAACATTTACGCAAAGGGTATTAGCAATGACGGAAAAAGAATGTTTGTTACGTTTATTCCTGCTAGCCCTAGCGATTCGGAGTCTCCAATGATGGTATCTTCGGATGGAGGTAAAACTTGGCAGAAATGGGGAGATGAGGGTTTTAGAGGTATTGCCGACATGTCGGCTGATGGTTCCAGGATATTTGCACTATCGGGTGATCCTCCTGGTGTTACTACTCGCCTAGCAACTCTACCAACGCCCCCATCTGTAACTCCTGGCGGTGCCGGCTCAGGTACGAGCGGAGCTGCCACTCCATCCACAGGCTCTTCATCCTCAGGCACTTCAACTACTGCGGCATCGTCATCCACTTCCAATAAGAAACCAGAAAAACCCTCAAACCTTGCTGAAACAGGAAACTCTATTTGGCTAGTTAGTGGGTTAGCTGTTGTCGCCGTTGTAGCTGGCGGATTAGCGCTAAGAAAACGACCGTAA
- the mltG gene encoding endolytic transglycosylase MltG, with the protein MKIRKQRIWLLVLSIIVAIAGIGALGATVWYKQMLSPVDVNSRQAFRINIKEGMGSSDIAKTLEDNKVIKNSLAFSIYTRIHNSASKFKAGVYSVKASQSVDEIINHLTSGKTDEIAITFYPGSTLNKKIKNSDGREVESVLLKAGFSDDQIKKAFAAKYDSPVFAGRPENAGLEGYIYGETFYISPDETAEQVLQRSINHLEKIVKKYNLEGKFKARGLTLYQGITLASIIQRESIGCGSGVETCEDQRKIASVFYNRLKANMPLGSDVTYQYIADKTGVERSPNLKSPYNTRIQKGLTPGPIASPSLSALNAAADPINSDYLYFLSGDDDITYFAKTNEEHEANVKAHCQKKCQIS; encoded by the coding sequence ATGAAAATTCGTAAACAACGTATTTGGTTGTTGGTGTTGTCGATAATTGTGGCTATCGCTGGAATCGGCGCCCTTGGGGCAACAGTGTGGTACAAGCAGATGCTTTCTCCTGTCGACGTAAATAGTCGGCAAGCTTTCAGGATTAATATTAAAGAAGGTATGGGGTCTAGTGATATTGCCAAAACTTTAGAAGATAATAAGGTTATTAAAAACTCTTTGGCGTTTTCTATTTACACGAGGATCCATAATTCGGCGAGCAAGTTTAAGGCTGGCGTTTATTCTGTAAAAGCTTCACAATCTGTCGATGAGATAATTAATCATTTGACCAGCGGTAAAACTGATGAGATTGCTATAACATTTTATCCTGGATCGACTTTGAATAAAAAAATAAAGAATTCTGATGGTAGAGAGGTTGAATCTGTGCTACTTAAGGCGGGGTTCTCGGATGATCAGATAAAAAAGGCATTTGCCGCTAAGTATGACAGTCCAGTTTTTGCAGGTAGACCGGAAAATGCTGGGCTTGAAGGGTACATTTACGGTGAAACATTCTATATTTCCCCAGATGAAACTGCAGAACAGGTTTTGCAGCGCTCAATTAATCATCTGGAGAAAATTGTTAAGAAATATAATTTAGAGGGTAAATTTAAGGCTCGAGGACTAACTTTGTATCAAGGGATAACTCTAGCATCGATTATCCAGCGCGAGTCGATCGGCTGTGGGTCTGGTGTGGAAACTTGCGAGGATCAGCGTAAGATTGCTAGCGTATTTTACAATCGCCTGAAAGCCAATATGCCGCTTGGCTCTGATGTAACATATCAATATATTGCTGACAAAACAGGGGTAGAGCGCTCGCCAAACCTTAAATCGCCATATAATACACGCATTCAAAAAGGCTTAACTCCTGGACCAATTGCTTCGCCTAGTTTGAGCGCGTTGAATGCCGCTGCTGATCCAATAAACTCTGATTATCTATATTTCCTGAGTGGCGATGATGATATTACATATTTTGCGAAAACCAACGAAGAGCACGAAGCTAATGTCAAAGCTCACTGTCAAAAGAAGTGCCAGATTTCTTGA
- a CDS encoding WD40/YVTN/BNR-like repeat-containing protein, with translation MSFKSRGRKLYVSVIVFISMFALSLPAILAPLAKAESTPLYTWRNITIPGRGDISESRVSPDGSKLFVLQKDLASGRVNLLISANDGVSWSTFAAPEDANRLLVNSDGSKLVVRGKHGENAIYISTDGGRTWTKRNQFVADTARVLMSPDGSTLAMYWEHSLYADPMSISTDDGNTWVPKGSEYPDYVFNSGKMARRSNDGTLRQSTDYGMTWSTVGSSIDRANFSHDGKSVFDGFRTSIDSGANWNQLPKYPIDTIRTTELGGISNDGKKLFVTFKNDSIDDPSLPVFVSSNGGKTWQKWGDEGVSFSAVSMSADGSRIFATSQFTDPDYKSVYRLATLPRPQPATPGDTGTGTGGATAPSTTTTPSTGSSSSGTSAAATPSSTSSKKPEKSSSNLAETGVSIWVVSGLAVVAIAVGGLALRKRL, from the coding sequence ATGTCGTTTAAGAGTAGGGGTCGTAAATTATATGTAAGTGTGATAGTGTTTATTTCAATGTTTGCACTTTCTTTACCGGCAATATTAGCACCGTTAGCCAAGGCGGAAAGTACGCCGTTGTATACTTGGAGGAATATAACTATACCTGGGCGGGGGGATATTTCGGAGTCGCGTGTTAGTCCAGACGGATCAAAGCTTTTTGTCTTGCAGAAAGATTTAGCTAGCGGTAGGGTTAATCTTCTGATTTCTGCGAATGATGGCGTAAGCTGGAGTACTTTCGCTGCACCAGAGGATGCAAATAGGCTGTTGGTTAACTCTGATGGCTCTAAGCTGGTCGTAAGGGGAAAACATGGTGAAAATGCTATCTATATCTCTACTGATGGTGGTCGAACTTGGACTAAGCGTAATCAGTTTGTTGCTGATACTGCACGCGTACTGATGAGTCCAGACGGCTCCACATTGGCTATGTATTGGGAGCATAGTCTCTATGCAGATCCTATGAGCATATCTACTGATGACGGCAATACTTGGGTTCCAAAGGGGAGTGAATATCCTGACTATGTCTTTAATAGCGGAAAGATGGCTCGTCGTAGTAATGACGGTACATTACGACAATCTACCGACTATGGTATGACTTGGTCTACAGTTGGAAGCTCTATTGATCGCGCTAATTTCAGCCATGATGGCAAAAGTGTGTTTGACGGCTTTCGTACGTCTATAGATAGTGGCGCTAACTGGAATCAGCTTCCTAAGTATCCTATAGATACTATACGCACTACCGAGCTGGGCGGTATTAGTAATGACGGTAAAAAATTGTTTGTTACATTTAAAAACGACTCTATAGACGATCCGTCTTTGCCAGTTTTCGTGTCTTCAAATGGAGGTAAAACCTGGCAGAAATGGGGTGATGAGGGTGTTTCTTTCTCGGCCGTCTCTATGTCTGCCGATGGGTCTAGAATATTCGCAACATCACAATTTACAGATCCAGACTATAAGTCTGTGTATCGCCTAGCAACCCTACCGAGACCTCAGCCTGCAACTCCTGGTGACACTGGTACGGGTACAGGCGGAGCTACTGCTCCATCAACTACTACCACTCCATCCACAGGTTCTTCGTCTTCGGGCACTTCAGCTGCCGCAACACCATCATCCACTTCCAGTAAAAAACCAGAAAAATCATCATCAAATCTTGCTGAAACAGGAGTCTCTATTTGGGTGGTCAGCGGATTAGCTGTTGTGGCTATCGCGGTTGGCGGATTAGCATTGAGAAAACGATTGTAG
- the ruvX gene encoding Holliday junction resolvase RuvX: MSSKNFLALDIGSRRIGLAMADSQVKIAVPFGWLENSENIVQEITELVLRHDIDTIVVGYPRNQSGEPTKQTEFVEEFVKQFEDIELDTEIVFQDESLTSVQAEQRLGNKIKDKGEIDAEAASIILQDFLEENYENS, encoded by the coding sequence ATGTCAAGTAAAAACTTTTTAGCGCTAGATATTGGATCGCGGCGAATTGGTTTGGCTATGGCGGATTCGCAAGTGAAAATTGCCGTGCCGTTTGGCTGGTTGGAGAATAGTGAAAATATTGTCCAGGAAATAACAGAGCTAGTATTGAGACACGATATTGATACGATCGTAGTGGGTTATCCACGAAATCAATCTGGCGAACCAACGAAGCAGACGGAATTTGTAGAAGAATTTGTTAAGCAATTTGAAGACATTGAGCTTGATACAGAGATTGTTTTTCAGGACGAATCTTTAACGAGTGTGCAGGCCGAGCAGAGATTGGGGAATAAAATTAAAGATAAGGGCGAGATTGATGCAGAGGCTGCTAGCATAATTTTGCAGGATTTTTTGGAGGAGAATTATGAAAATTCGTAA
- the uvrA gene encoding excinuclease ABC subunit UvrA — MTEVIRVKGAREHNLKNVDIEIPRDQLVVITGLSGSGKSSLAFDTIYAEGQRRYMESLNSYARQFLGTMDKPDVDSIEGLSPAISIDQKSTSRNPRSTVATVTEIYDYLRLLFARIGVPHCPICGNEVTRRTTEVIIDEILRQFVDKRILLLAPIVKNKKGEFAHIPEQYQRLGYARVRVDSVVYALDEFPELQKSYKHNIELVVDRLALTAEMRSRLSQSVEQALDLGQGVIEVLDADSDEVKTFSQRYACVDHPDVDIPELEPRLFSFNAPQGACPVCTGLGSRLEVDPELVFNNNLTISEGAIRPYNRMNSDAWNMKRLASVAEAHGFSLKVPVGKLSDDVKYKILYGTGDQKYRVDLGGGRHYDTTYEGVIPNLERRWKETDSDFMRRDIERFMRERDCYACKGARLKPVVLAVTVHELNIVDVCDLSVDDALDLFDDKLQLTEQEMTIARLIMKEIKSRLAFMSNVGLNYLELSRAANTLSGGEAQRIRLATQIGAGLQGVLYVLDEPSIGLHQRDNDKLIDMLKRLRDLGNSVLVVEHDEDTIRQSDFLVDMGPGAGVNGGQVVAIGTPEIVAKNENSITGRYLSGAEKIAVPKKRRKVVKDKKLIVYGARENNLKNIDVEFPLGLMTVVSGVSGSGKSTLVNDIVARELAAELNRATTAPGLHDSIEGVNLLDKTIVIDQSPIGRTPRSNPATYTGIFTPIRELFASTPEANVRGYKSGRFSFNVKGGRCENCQGDGVIKIEMHFLPDVYVQCDECHGKRYNREALEIKYKDKTIADVLDMTIDQAAEFFDSVPNIARKLQTLVEVGLGYIKLGQPATTFSGGEAQRIKLATELSKRSTGKTMYILDEPTTGLHSADVKRLLGILQQLVEGGNSMIIIEHNLDVIKSADWIIDMGPEGGIGGGTVVACGTPEDIAKVPNSFTGKYLKKML, encoded by the coding sequence ATGACAGAGGTAATTCGTGTTAAAGGTGCTCGTGAGCACAATCTGAAAAATGTAGATATTGAGATTCCGCGAGATCAGCTGGTGGTGATCACAGGTCTTAGTGGATCTGGGAAATCCAGTTTGGCATTTGATACGATTTATGCCGAGGGTCAGCGTCGTTATATGGAGAGCCTTAATTCGTATGCGCGTCAATTTTTGGGCACAATGGATAAGCCTGATGTTGATTCGATTGAAGGGCTTAGTCCAGCAATTTCAATTGATCAGAAGTCGACCAGCCGCAACCCGCGATCTACCGTGGCTACAGTTACCGAAATATATGATTATCTGAGGCTTTTGTTTGCGCGAATTGGCGTGCCGCATTGTCCGATTTGTGGCAATGAAGTGACGCGTCGCACGACCGAGGTGATTATTGATGAGATTCTGCGACAATTTGTCGATAAGCGAATTTTGCTATTGGCGCCAATTGTTAAGAATAAAAAAGGTGAGTTTGCGCATATTCCGGAGCAATATCAGCGACTTGGTTATGCCAGAGTTCGCGTGGACAGCGTGGTGTACGCGCTGGATGAATTTCCGGAGTTACAAAAAAGCTACAAGCACAACATCGAGCTGGTTGTTGATAGGCTGGCGTTGACGGCGGAAATGCGATCTCGATTGAGTCAGAGTGTTGAGCAGGCGTTGGATCTAGGCCAGGGAGTCATCGAAGTTCTGGATGCGGATAGTGATGAAGTGAAGACGTTTTCACAAAGGTATGCTTGTGTTGATCATCCTGATGTTGATATCCCAGAGCTAGAGCCGCGACTGTTTAGCTTTAACGCGCCGCAAGGGGCTTGCCCTGTATGTACGGGTTTGGGATCGAGGTTAGAGGTTGATCCAGAATTGGTCTTTAATAACAATTTGACAATTTCCGAAGGCGCAATTCGACCGTATAATCGAATGAATTCTGACGCTTGGAATATGAAGCGATTGGCGTCTGTTGCTGAAGCTCACGGATTTAGTTTGAAAGTTCCCGTAGGCAAGCTTTCTGATGATGTTAAATATAAAATATTATATGGAACTGGTGACCAGAAATATCGCGTTGATTTGGGTGGCGGTCGACATTACGATACGACTTATGAGGGTGTTATTCCTAATCTGGAGCGGCGCTGGAAGGAAACTGATAGCGATTTTATGCGGCGAGATATTGAGCGATTTATGCGCGAGAGGGATTGCTATGCTTGTAAAGGTGCGCGCCTGAAACCTGTGGTTTTGGCGGTGACGGTTCATGAATTGAATATCGTTGACGTGTGCGATTTGAGTGTTGATGACGCGTTGGATTTGTTTGACGATAAGCTTCAATTGACTGAGCAAGAAATGACGATTGCTCGCTTGATTATGAAGGAAATTAAATCTCGTTTGGCATTTATGAGTAATGTTGGGCTGAACTATTTGGAACTAAGTCGAGCGGCTAACACGCTTAGCGGTGGCGAGGCGCAACGAATTCGCTTGGCGACGCAAATTGGCGCTGGACTTCAGGGTGTGCTTTATGTGTTGGACGAGCCGTCAATTGGACTTCATCAACGTGACAACGACAAGTTGATTGATATGCTGAAGCGCCTTCGTGATTTAGGAAATTCTGTGCTGGTGGTTGAGCATGACGAAGACACGATTCGTCAGAGTGATTTTCTGGTTGATATGGGACCGGGAGCTGGTGTGAATGGTGGTCAAGTAGTGGCAATAGGAACGCCTGAAATTGTTGCGAAAAATGAGAATAGTATAACGGGTCGCTATTTATCTGGGGCGGAAAAAATTGCCGTTCCGAAAAAGCGTCGCAAAGTTGTGAAAGATAAAAAGTTGATTGTTTATGGCGCTCGCGAAAATAATCTTAAGAACATTGATGTGGAGTTTCCTTTGGGGTTGATGACTGTAGTGTCTGGTGTTTCTGGTAGCGGAAAGTCGACGCTTGTGAATGACATTGTGGCGCGGGAACTAGCGGCGGAACTTAATCGCGCAACGACAGCGCCAGGGTTGCACGACTCTATAGAAGGTGTGAATTTGCTTGATAAGACGATTGTCATAGATCAGTCGCCAATTGGTCGAACACCGCGCTCTAATCCAGCAACATATACTGGGATTTTTACGCCGATTCGCGAACTTTTTGCTAGCACACCCGAGGCTAACGTCCGAGGCTATAAGTCTGGGCGCTTTAGCTTTAATGTTAAGGGTGGCCGCTGTGAAAATTGTCAGGGTGATGGTGTGATAAAAATTGAAATGCACTTTTTGCCGGACGTTTATGTTCAGTGTGACGAATGTCACGGCAAGCGCTATAATCGCGAGGCGCTGGAAATTAAGTATAAAGACAAGACGATTGCTGATGTTCTGGATATGACGATTGATCAGGCGGCGGAATTTTTTGACAGTGTGCCGAATATTGCACGTAAACTTCAGACGTTGGTTGAGGTTGGGCTTGGCTATATTAAACTTGGTCAGCCAGCAACTACTTTTTCAGGCGGTGAGGCGCAGCGAATTAAATTGGCAACGGAACTTTCTAAGCGTTCCACTGGAAAAACTATGTACATTCTGGACGAGCCGACCACTGGGCTTCATTCTGCTGACGTAAAGCGACTATTGGG
- the obgE gene encoding GTPase ObgE codes for MFVDIAKVLVRAGRGGNGVVSFRHEKYVDKGGPDGGDGGRGGDIVFLATKDLNTLLNFRYKPELKAEKGGDGGKRNKRGKSGAPLIVKVPMGTLVKRDGMVIADLTEDQQQAVVARGGDGGFGNAHFTSSTRQTPKIAELGEAGEEFEAELELKLLADVGLVGFPNAGKSTFLSVVSNARPEIANYEFTTLTPNLGVADIDDGSILIADIPGLIEGASEGKGLGDQFLRHVERTAVLLHMIDVYSDDPAEKYQTIRRELEKYSESLAERPEIIALTKCEGLDDEIIAMQSTALQKVANGAPVVAISSQTHDGVTELLRMLRDEVAGYREREAEIVDEKEEGLPTISLDDQVISDAWSVRRVSDTESNGTDDEDEKIEFIVTGAKIEKFARRTNFDQFESVNRLRDIMRKMGITHELLRQGAIGESLIQIGESMPFTLVEQ; via the coding sequence ATGTTTGTGGATATTGCAAAAGTTTTAGTGCGTGCTGGTAGGGGCGGTAATGGAGTAGTTAGTTTTCGCCATGAGAAATACGTCGATAAGGGTGGTCCTGACGGTGGTGATGGCGGTCGTGGTGGTGATATTGTTTTTTTGGCGACGAAGGATCTTAATACGCTTTTGAATTTTAGATATAAGCCGGAACTTAAAGCTGAAAAGGGTGGTGATGGCGGAAAGCGTAATAAACGAGGAAAAAGTGGTGCGCCACTAATTGTTAAGGTGCCAATGGGGACTCTGGTGAAGCGCGACGGTATGGTAATTGCGGACTTGACCGAAGATCAGCAACAGGCGGTGGTGGCTCGCGGTGGAGACGGTGGATTCGGAAATGCTCACTTTACTTCCAGTACGCGCCAAACACCTAAAATTGCTGAACTTGGTGAGGCTGGCGAGGAATTTGAGGCAGAGTTGGAATTGAAGTTATTGGCCGACGTTGGTTTGGTTGGCTTTCCGAACGCTGGTAAGTCGACGTTCCTGAGCGTGGTTTCTAATGCGCGTCCGGAGATTGCTAACTATGAGTTTACGACACTGACACCAAATTTGGGAGTGGCTGATATTGACGATGGGTCGATTTTGATTGCTGATATTCCGGGGTTGATTGAGGGTGCATCAGAGGGTAAAGGTCTGGGTGATCAATTTTTGCGCCATGTCGAGCGAACGGCCGTGCTGCTTCATATGATTGATGTGTATAGTGATGATCCGGCGGAGAAATACCAAACAATCCGTCGCGAGCTGGAAAAATATTCTGAATCATTGGCGGAGCGTCCAGAGATAATAGCACTGACTAAATGTGAAGGCTTGGATGATGAGATTATTGCTATGCAGTCGACTGCCCTTCAAAAAGTAGCTAATGGCGCGCCGGTCGTGGCGATTTCTTCCCAGACACACGACGGAGTGACTGAGCTTCTACGAATGTTGCGCGATGAAGTTGCTGGGTATCGAGAACGTGAAGCTGAGATTGTTGATGAAAAAGAGGAAGGTTTGCCGACAATTTCGTTGGACGATCAGGTCATTTCTGATGCTTGGTCTGTAAGGCGTGTTTCTGATACTGAATCTAATGGGACTGACGATGAAGATGAGAAGATTGAGTTTATTGTTACGGGCGCTAAGATTGAAAAATTTGCTCGTCGGACTAACTTTGATCAGTTTGAATCTGTTAATCGCTTGCGAGATATTATGCGAAAAATGGGAATTACTCACGAATTATTGCGTCAGGGGGCGATTGGTGAAAGCTTGATTCAGATTGGCGAATCTATGCCGTTTACATTGGTTGAGCAATAG
- a CDS encoding LysM peptidoglycan-binding domain-containing protein — protein MQEERQFGRGAGGNTYARRTIIRNHFISLRSKKRKLQSFAIYGGMFLLTVSFLVYGNSGSNVSAERSKTLASTEIASTSTPTGATKAKIASVDKLVAASAVTSLAETAELPSAGDLRESETSLTIKKNLSQNDAEVIAKPDIVKPDTSAARGISSYVTKEGDTMDAISKKFKISSQTLRWANNTTSDAIEPNKTLVVPLVDGVVYTVKNGDTAQSLAEKYKTSAERIVLYNDIDDGSRLSVGSRIVLPGGELPENERPGYVAPRSRSYSNRYSSLESSTTTGASRNWLTASVGNRYAAGNCTWYAYERRLQLGRPIGSFWGHAKAWSASARAAGLVVNNVPAPGAIIQNTWGGFGYGHVGIVERVDGQNIYVSDMNYKGYNIISSRIVPLAEVGRYNFIH, from the coding sequence TTGCAAGAAGAAAGACAATTCGGTAGAGGCGCTGGTGGTAACACCTACGCAAGGAGAACGATTATTCGTAACCATTTTATATCTCTTCGGAGTAAAAAGCGTAAACTGCAATCATTTGCAATTTACGGTGGAATGTTTTTATTGACTGTATCTTTTTTGGTCTACGGCAATAGTGGTAGTAATGTATCTGCTGAAAGATCAAAAACATTAGCATCGACTGAGATTGCTAGTACTTCTACGCCAACTGGGGCTACTAAGGCCAAGATCGCCTCGGTTGATAAGTTAGTTGCGGCTAGCGCTGTAACTAGTTTAGCTGAAACTGCAGAATTACCTTCAGCTGGTGATTTGCGCGAATCTGAAACCTCGTTGACGATTAAGAAGAACCTTTCTCAAAACGATGCGGAGGTTATAGCAAAGCCTGACATAGTTAAGCCAGATACTTCAGCGGCTCGTGGCATCTCTTCTTACGTAACCAAAGAGGGCGATACGATGGATGCTATTTCGAAGAAATTCAAGATTTCATCACAGACACTTCGCTGGGCAAACAATACGACCTCCGATGCCATAGAGCCAAATAAAACACTGGTTGTACCTCTTGTTGACGGCGTTGTCTATACCGTTAAGAACGGTGATACTGCTCAATCTTTGGCGGAAAAATATAAAACGAGCGCTGAACGTATCGTTTTGTATAATGATATTGACGACGGCTCTAGGTTATCTGTCGGTTCTCGAATCGTACTGCCTGGCGGTGAGCTTCCAGAGAACGAGAGGCCTGGTTATGTTGCGCCAAGAAGTAGGTCTTATAGCAATAGATATTCTTCTCTAGAGTCGTCCACTACTACGGGCGCAAGTCGAAATTGGCTGACCGCTTCTGTTGGTAATCGTTATGCGGCTGGTAACTGTACTTGGTATGCATATGAGCGTCGTTTGCAACTTGGTCGTCCAATTGGTAGTTTCTGGGGTCACGCTAAGGCTTGGAGTGCTAGTGCTCGTGCTGCTGGGCTCGTGGTTAACAATGTTCCAGCGCCGGGTGCTATTATACAGAATACTTGGGGTGGATTTGGTTACGGACACGTCGGTATCGTGGAGCGAGTAGATGGTCAGAATATCTATGTTTCGGACATGAATTATAAGGGTTATAATATTATATCTTCTCGTATCGTACCGCTTGCTGAGGTTGGCCGCTATAACTTTATTCACTAA